In Alkalihalobacillus sp. TS-13, the following are encoded in one genomic region:
- a CDS encoding DUF2533 family protein — protein sequence MSVHQDISKHSNDQHERVRLFSELDQKREQLIEKALGKCKEEKPFEQELNEINKVTDEINDIARKGIVPQRKNVTKEMVEEYCKRN from the coding sequence TTGTCAGTCCACCAAGATATATCGAAGCATAGTAACGATCAACACGAAAGAGTACGCCTCTTTTCCGAGCTTGATCAAAAGCGTGAACAATTGATCGAAAAAGCACTTGGGAAATGTAAAGAGGAAAAACCATTTGAACAAGAATTGAACGAAATCAACAAAGTGACAGATGAAATCAATGATATTGCACGAAAAGGCATCGTCCCGCAACGGAAGAACGTAACGAAAGAGATGGTCGAGGAGTATTGCAAGCGAAACTGA
- a CDS encoding CBO0543 family protein: MNTIFGLIIPWITGIYLIKKDLKILLLMAPFASVVAFTFDVLGFHLKFWRISPEREIETIVALPMYFGVYPILAAYLFFFIKRSDLNRWIWIFAVTLITTIIEFIGVLIGMVHYFNGWNICWTFVSYLLAYLVCYWYFLILKKHVDV, encoded by the coding sequence ATGAATACGATATTCGGTTTGATCATACCCTGGATTACTGGAATCTACCTGATCAAAAAAGATTTGAAGATTTTACTGTTAATGGCACCATTCGCTTCGGTCGTCGCTTTTACTTTTGACGTCCTCGGGTTTCACTTGAAGTTCTGGAGGATCAGTCCAGAGCGAGAGATTGAGACAATTGTGGCACTTCCGATGTATTTTGGTGTCTATCCGATATTAGCAGCTTATTTGTTTTTCTTCATCAAACGTTCCGATCTCAACCGATGGATCTGGATCTTTGCCGTCACCCTGATTACGACGATTATCGAGTTCATAGGCGTTTTAATAGGCATGGTCCATTACTTCAATGGCTGGAACATTTGTTGGACATTCGTTTCTTATCTATTGGCTTATCTCGTTTGCTATTGGTATTTCCTTATCTTAAAAAAACATGTGGATGTATAA
- a CDS encoding DJ-1/PfpI family protein, translating to MYTGIMLYPRFSEYEVSVLLSILKQGEKSIIHIGLDKQVVKGEAGLSCVPDVRIDEVDVSALDSIALPGVDDFRHLVEHPELITFLRKLQNKKIWLGAISSAPYLLSMSGLLDGKKYTTGLTEEQRCFLGTFSKADFIEEPVVVDDNLITARGSHFIEFAIEFGKALGLDFDESWYKN from the coding sequence ATGTACACTGGCATAATGCTTTATCCGAGGTTCAGTGAATATGAAGTATCCGTACTATTATCGATTTTAAAACAAGGTGAGAAATCGATCATTCACATCGGGTTGGATAAACAGGTGGTGAAAGGGGAAGCAGGGCTAAGTTGTGTCCCAGATGTTCGAATCGATGAGGTGGATGTCAGTGCACTCGACAGTATCGCCCTCCCTGGGGTCGATGATTTCAGACACCTTGTCGAACACCCTGAACTTATCACTTTCCTTAGAAAGTTACAAAATAAGAAAATCTGGCTCGGTGCCATATCAAGTGCACCTTATTTGTTATCAATGAGCGGTTTGCTCGATGGGAAAAAATATACGACTGGATTGACTGAAGAACAGCGTTGTTTCCTTGGTACGTTCAGCAAAGCGGATTTCATTGAAGAGCCAGTAGTCGTTGATGACAATCTGATCACCGCAAGAGGTTCTCATTTTATAGAGTTTGCGATTGAATTTGGAAAAGCACTAGGATTGGATTTCGATGAAAGCTGGTATAAGAATTAG
- a CDS encoding thioredoxin family protein, protein MKEMKNLHSIEEVDNFIEVNRLSFIYISRTNCSVCHALLPKVKEMMTQYPEIRLAHVNVDDVEEIAGHLSIFTVPVLLLNAEGKEMIREARFVQMDQLNDKISRIYEFNT, encoded by the coding sequence ATGAAAGAGATGAAAAATCTTCACTCAATAGAAGAGGTGGATAATTTTATAGAAGTGAACCGATTAAGCTTCATCTACATTTCTCGTACGAACTGCAGCGTCTGTCATGCATTGCTTCCTAAAGTGAAAGAAATGATGACCCAGTATCCCGAAATCAGACTGGCCCACGTAAATGTTGATGATGTTGAGGAAATTGCTGGCCATCTATCAATCTTCACTGTGCCTGTCCTCCTTTTAAATGCAGAAGGGAAAGAGATGATCCGGGAAGCAAGATTCGTACAGATGGACCAATTGAATGATAAAATAAGCAGAATCTATGAATTCAATACATAG